In the Micromonospora narathiwatensis genome, one interval contains:
- a CDS encoding PhoH family protein, giving the protein MTGTPPPGPPRVQTRITVPDQKIMVNLLGAGDEILRLVERSVNSDVHVRGNEITITGAPADNALAERLFSELLELIEKGETLTTDAVRRTVGMLEQGSAERPAEVLTLNILSRRGRTIRPKTLGQKRYVDAIDANTIVFGIGPAGTGKTYLAMAKAVQALQAKQVNRIILTRPAVEAGERLGFLPGTLNEKIDPYLRPLYDALHDMLDPETIPKLMAAGTIEVAPLAYMRGRTLNDAFIILDEAQNTTPEQMKMFLTRLGFGSKIVVTGDVTQVDLPGGTTSGLRVVREILNNVEDVHFAQLSSSDVVRHKLVGEIVDAYARWDAERENQQAQSVHAVPGRTAQGGRSGRRR; this is encoded by the coding sequence ATGACCGGCACCCCACCTCCCGGCCCGCCCCGGGTGCAGACCAGGATCACAGTCCCTGACCAGAAGATCATGGTGAACCTGCTCGGCGCGGGCGACGAGATCCTGCGACTCGTCGAACGCTCGGTCAACAGTGACGTCCACGTGCGTGGCAACGAGATCACCATCACGGGCGCGCCCGCGGACAACGCCCTCGCCGAGCGGCTCTTCAGTGAGCTGCTCGAACTCATCGAGAAAGGCGAGACCCTGACCACTGACGCCGTCCGGCGTACCGTCGGCATGCTCGAGCAGGGCAGCGCCGAGCGGCCCGCCGAGGTCCTGACGCTCAACATCCTCTCCCGGCGCGGTCGTACCATCCGTCCCAAGACGCTCGGGCAGAAGCGCTATGTCGACGCGATCGACGCCAACACGATCGTCTTCGGCATCGGCCCCGCCGGCACCGGCAAGACCTACCTGGCGATGGCGAAGGCCGTCCAGGCGCTCCAGGCCAAGCAGGTCAACCGGATCATCCTGACCCGGCCGGCGGTCGAGGCGGGCGAGCGGCTGGGTTTCCTGCCCGGCACGCTGAACGAGAAGATCGACCCGTACCTGCGCCCGCTCTACGACGCGCTGCACGACATGCTCGACCCGGAGACCATCCCGAAGCTGATGGCGGCCGGCACGATCGAGGTGGCGCCGCTGGCGTACATGCGGGGGCGTACGCTCAACGACGCGTTCATCATCCTGGACGAGGCGCAGAACACCACGCCCGAGCAGATGAAGATGTTCCTCACCCGGCTCGGCTTCGGTTCCAAGATCGTGGTCACCGGTGACGTCACGCAGGTCGACCTGCCCGGCGGGACGACCAGCGGCCTGCGGGTGGTCCGGGAGATCCTGAACAACGTCGAGGACGTGCATTTCGCCCAGCTCTCCAGTTCCGACGTGGTCCGCCACAAGCTGGTCGGCGAGATCGTCGACGCGTACGCCCGCTGGGACGCCGAGCGGGAGAACCAGCAGGCACAGAGCGTGCACGCCGTGCCCGGCCGGACCGCCCAGGGCGGCCGGTCCGGCCGGCGCCGCTAA
- a CDS encoding histidine triad nucleotide-binding protein, with the protein MGTDCLFCRIVAGEIPATIVRETATTLAFRDINPQAPTHVLVIPKEHYADVATLAQDDPGLAGEVLATAATVAEEEGLLADGFRLMFNTGAYAGQEVFHVHAHVFGGAPLGPMLCR; encoded by the coding sequence ATGGGAACCGACTGCCTGTTCTGCCGAATCGTCGCCGGGGAGATCCCGGCCACCATCGTGCGGGAGACCGCCACGACCCTCGCCTTCCGGGACATCAACCCGCAGGCGCCGACGCACGTGCTGGTGATCCCGAAGGAGCACTACGCGGACGTGGCCACCCTCGCCCAGGACGACCCGGGGCTGGCCGGCGAGGTGCTCGCCACGGCCGCCACGGTGGCCGAGGAGGAGGGGCTGCTCGCGGACGGTTTCCGGCTGATGTTCAACACCGGGGCGTACGCCGGCCAGGAGGTCTTCCACGTGCACGCGCACGTGTTCGGCGGTGCGCCGCTCGGCCCGATGCTCTGCCGCTGA
- a CDS encoding serine hydrolase domain-containing protein: MITVHDRLGRMVRQSQAQGRIPAVSVALHRADRPLWTCAVGGTGNDSPLGPDTVFRIGSVTKTFTSVLVMQCRDDGLLDLDDPIGRHLDLPAHGELTVRRLLSHTAGLQREPHGDVWDTLRAPDAAGLIADLARVERVLPTGRRYHYSNLGMALLGELVARLRGGTWAEVLAERVLAPLGLTATGPAPGDRAATGFLVDAYSDEARPEPPTDFGGVAPAAQLWSTAPDMARWAAFLADPAALDPAGAVLAPATLDEMRWPLTTTDESLWAAGFGLGLILVPQPGRVVHVGHDGAMPGFLAAVYGRRGGDGTAGAMGCAVLGSSGTGVAVFDLPHRLLAAAAEYDPADVEPWRPGPPAPEHLRGMLGRWWGEGFEYVFSWHDGTLRARGADDPAGRPPAVFAPLPERPDVFRTVAGREVGELLRLTRDERGAVVRMHWATYRFTRRQETFEGYDFRTGS; the protein is encoded by the coding sequence ATGATCACGGTGCATGACCGGCTGGGCCGGATGGTGCGGCAGTCGCAGGCCCAGGGCAGGATCCCGGCGGTCTCGGTCGCCCTGCACCGGGCCGACCGGCCGCTCTGGACGTGCGCGGTCGGCGGGACCGGCAACGACAGCCCGCTCGGCCCGGACACGGTGTTCCGGATCGGCTCGGTCACCAAGACCTTCACCAGTGTGCTGGTCATGCAGTGCCGGGACGACGGGCTGCTCGACCTGGACGACCCGATCGGGCGGCACCTCGACCTGCCGGCGCACGGCGAGCTGACCGTACGCCGGCTGTTGTCGCACACCGCGGGCCTGCAGCGCGAGCCGCACGGCGACGTGTGGGACACGCTGCGGGCCCCCGACGCGGCCGGGCTGATCGCCGACCTGGCCCGGGTGGAGCGGGTGCTGCCGACCGGCCGGCGCTACCACTACTCCAACCTCGGTATGGCGCTGCTCGGCGAGCTGGTCGCCCGGCTGCGCGGCGGCACCTGGGCGGAGGTACTGGCCGAGCGGGTGCTCGCCCCGCTCGGGCTGACCGCCACCGGTCCCGCCCCCGGCGACCGGGCGGCGACCGGGTTCCTGGTCGACGCGTACTCCGACGAGGCGCGGCCGGAGCCGCCGACCGACTTCGGCGGGGTGGCCCCGGCGGCGCAGCTCTGGAGCACCGCGCCGGACATGGCGCGCTGGGCGGCGTTCCTGGCCGACCCGGCCGCGCTGGACCCGGCCGGCGCGGTGCTCGCCCCGGCCACGCTCGACGAGATGCGCTGGCCGCTGACCACCACCGACGAGTCGCTCTGGGCGGCCGGCTTCGGGTTGGGCCTGATCCTGGTGCCACAGCCGGGACGGGTGGTGCACGTGGGGCACGACGGGGCGATGCCCGGTTTCCTGGCCGCCGTCTACGGCCGGCGGGGCGGCGACGGCACCGCGGGCGCGATGGGCTGCGCGGTGCTCGGCTCCTCCGGCACCGGCGTGGCGGTGTTCGACCTGCCGCACCGGCTGCTCGCCGCCGCGGCCGAGTACGACCCGGCCGACGTCGAGCCGTGGCGCCCCGGCCCGCCCGCTCCCGAGCACCTGCGCGGGATGCTGGGCCGCTGGTGGGGCGAGGGCTTCGAGTACGTCTTCTCCTGGCACGACGGGACGCTGCGGGCCCGCGGCGCCGACGATCCGGCCGGCCGGCCGCCGGCGGTGTTCGCGCCGCTGCCGGAGCGGCCGGACGTGTTCCGCACCGTCGCCGGCCGAGAGGTGGGCGAATTGCTCCGGTTGACCCGCGACGAGCGCGGTGCGGTGGTCCGGATGCACTGGGCCACCTACCGCTTCACCCGCCGCCAGGAGACCTTCGAGGGGTACGACTTCCGCACCGGCAGTTGA
- a CDS encoding 16S rRNA (uracil(1498)-N(3))-methyltransferase, producing MSAPLFLVEALPTGDTLTLDGPEGHHAATVQRLRVGEELLLADGRGGTADAVVTAVGRGTLDLAVTSRGYVDASVPRLVVVQGIAKGDRGELAVQAMTEVGVDEIVPWSASRSVVQWRGDRGVRAREKWAATAREAAKQARRAWLPVVAGSPDESTATVARRIAGAAAAFVLHEEADERLTIAGLPETGEIVLVVGPEGGIAPAELSAFREAGARTVRLGPSVLRTSTAGVAALTILVTRLHRW from the coding sequence GTGTCGGCGCCGCTGTTCCTGGTCGAGGCGCTACCCACCGGCGACACGCTGACCCTCGACGGTCCGGAGGGGCACCACGCCGCCACCGTGCAGCGGCTGCGGGTCGGCGAGGAGCTGCTGCTCGCCGACGGTCGGGGTGGCACGGCCGACGCCGTGGTCACCGCCGTCGGCCGGGGCACCCTCGACCTGGCGGTCACCTCCCGGGGGTACGTCGACGCGTCCGTTCCCCGGCTCGTCGTGGTGCAGGGCATCGCCAAGGGCGACCGGGGCGAGCTGGCCGTGCAGGCGATGACGGAGGTCGGCGTGGACGAGATCGTCCCCTGGTCGGCGTCCCGGTCGGTGGTGCAGTGGCGCGGCGACCGGGGCGTACGGGCCCGGGAGAAGTGGGCGGCGACCGCCCGGGAGGCGGCCAAGCAGGCCCGCCGTGCCTGGCTGCCGGTGGTGGCCGGGTCGCCCGACGAGTCCACCGCGACGGTGGCCCGACGGATCGCCGGGGCGGCCGCCGCGTTCGTGCTGCACGAGGAGGCCGACGAGCGGCTGACCATCGCCGGGCTGCCGGAGACCGGCGAGATCGTGCTGGTGGTCGGCCCGGAGGGCGGCATCGCCCCGGCCGAGCTGTCCGCCTTCCGCGAGGCCGGCGCCCGTACCGTCCGCCTCGGCCCGTCGGTGCTGCGCACCTCCACCGCCGGCGTAGCCGCCCTCACCATCCTCGTCACCCGCCTCCACCGCTGGTAA
- a CDS encoding SDR family NAD(P)-dependent oxidoreductase translates to MTSRAVLVTGASRGIGRAVARAFAAGGDRVAIHHRDSAELAEGVRAELPGDGHVVVRADLTDPDAVRAMVDAAAQQLGGLDVLVNNAGVYGPRDLPHPVFGNTYAQWREQWRLVLETNLTGAANVTWCAAQHMRERGGRIVNVSSRGAFRGEPEQPAYGASKAGLNALGQSLALALAPYGIAVATVAPGFVETDMTTTHLSGERGEAIRAQSPFGRVARPDEIAAAVHWLASPEAEWSSGTILDLNGASYLRT, encoded by the coding sequence GTGACTTCTCGGGCGGTACTGGTGACGGGGGCCTCGCGCGGCATCGGGCGCGCGGTGGCACGGGCGTTCGCGGCGGGCGGGGACCGGGTGGCGATCCACCACCGGGACTCGGCGGAACTGGCCGAGGGGGTACGCGCGGAGCTGCCCGGCGACGGGCACGTGGTGGTTCGCGCCGACCTGACCGACCCGGACGCGGTACGCGCGATGGTGGACGCGGCGGCACAGCAGCTCGGCGGGCTCGACGTGCTGGTCAACAACGCCGGCGTGTACGGGCCGCGGGACCTGCCGCACCCGGTCTTCGGCAACACCTACGCGCAGTGGCGGGAGCAGTGGCGGCTGGTCCTGGAGACCAACCTGACCGGGGCCGCCAACGTCACCTGGTGCGCCGCCCAGCACATGCGCGAGCGGGGCGGCCGGATCGTCAACGTGTCGTCCCGGGGCGCCTTCCGCGGCGAGCCGGAGCAGCCCGCGTACGGGGCGAGCAAGGCGGGGCTGAACGCCCTCGGCCAGTCGCTGGCGCTGGCCCTGGCCCCGTACGGCATCGCGGTGGCCACGGTCGCGCCGGGCTTCGTGGAGACCGACATGACCACCACCCACCTCAGCGGCGAGCGTGGCGAGGCGATCCGCGCCCAGTCCCCGTTCGGGCGGGTCGCCCGACCCGACGAGATCGCCGCCGCCGTGCACTGGCTGGCCAGCCCCGAAGCCGAGTGGTCCTCCGGCACCATCCTCGACCTAAACGGCGCCTCCTACCTCCGCACCTAG